A stretch of the Salminus brasiliensis chromosome 19, fSalBra1.hap2, whole genome shotgun sequence genome encodes the following:
- the hnrnpa0a gene encoding heterogeneous nuclear ribonucleoprotein A0a isoform X2 codes for MENQLCKLFVGGLNVQTTDEGLRKHFEQYGQLTDCVVVQNQQLKRSRCFGFVTYTSPEEADAAMSARPHVLDGNNVEIKRAVAREDAGKPEALAKVKKIFVGGLKDDIEDTHLIECFSQFGSVEKAEVIMDKDTGKKRGFGFVYFDDNDSADKAVVLKFHTINGHKVEVKKALTKQEMQTAGGRGGGRGGRGGRGMGRPQNGYGGGRGGGYGGGYGGGYGGNDGGYGGGYGGGYGGGYGGGYGDQMGGYGGGNGYNDFGSGYGQQSSGYGPMKEMAKLLGIGNFLVFSPAGG; via the exons ATGGAAAACCAACTTTGCAAGCTTTTTGTCGGTGGACTCAACGTCCAAACTACCGATGAAGGTCTCCGCAAGCATTTCGAGCAGTACGGGCAGCTGACCGACTGTGTGGTTGTCCAGAACCAGCAGCTGAAGCGTTCCCGCTGCTTCGGCTTCGTGACCTACACCTCGCCGGAGGAGGCCGACGCCGCCATGTCGGCTAGGCCGCATGTCCTGGACGGGAACAACGTGGAGATCAAGCGAGCGGTGGCCCGGGAAGACGCAGGAAAGCCAGAAGCCCTCGCCAAGGTCAAGAAAATATTCGTCGGCGGTCTGAAAGACGATATCGAAGATACCCACCTTATCGAGTGCTTTTCTCAGTTCGGCTCCGTCGAGAAGGCCGAGGTGATCATGGACAAAGACACGGGCAAGAAGCGTGGCTTCGGCTTCGTCTACTTCGACGATAACGACTCTGCGGACAAAGCGGTCGTGCTCAAGTTTCACACAATCAACGGCCACAAGGTGGAGGTGAAGAAAGCCCTGACCAAGCAAGAGATGCAGACGGCCGGAGGTCGCGGTGGCGGCCGCGGAGGACGAGGCGGACGCGGCATGGGAAGGCCCCAGAACGGCTATGGCGGCGGAAGAGGCGGTGGCTACGGTGGCGGCTATGGCGGTGGCTACGGAGGCAACGATGGTGGCTACGGCGGTGGTTACGGTGGTGGCTACGGTGGCGGGTATGGGGGAGGCTACGGGGACCAAATGGGTGGCTACGGCGGCGGTAACGGCTACAATGACTTTGGAAGCGGCTATGGCCAGCAGTCCTCTGGCTATGGGCCAATGAAAG AAATGGCAAAACTGCTGGGAATAGGTAATTTCTTGGTTTTCAGTCCAGCTGGTGGATGA
- the hnrnpa0a gene encoding heterogeneous nuclear ribonucleoprotein A0a isoform X1, with protein MENQLCKLFVGGLNVQTTDEGLRKHFEQYGQLTDCVVVQNQQLKRSRCFGFVTYTSPEEADAAMSARPHVLDGNNVEIKRAVAREDAGKPEALAKVKKIFVGGLKDDIEDTHLIECFSQFGSVEKAEVIMDKDTGKKRGFGFVYFDDNDSADKAVVLKFHTINGHKVEVKKALTKQEMQTAGGRGGGRGGRGGRGMGRPQNGYGGGRGGGYGGGYGGGYGGNDGGYGGGYGGGYGGGYGGGYGDQMGGYGGGNGYNDFGSGYGQQSSGYGPMKGNYSGRSSAPYSRGGGGGGGYGRGGYGGSY; from the coding sequence ATGGAAAACCAACTTTGCAAGCTTTTTGTCGGTGGACTCAACGTCCAAACTACCGATGAAGGTCTCCGCAAGCATTTCGAGCAGTACGGGCAGCTGACCGACTGTGTGGTTGTCCAGAACCAGCAGCTGAAGCGTTCCCGCTGCTTCGGCTTCGTGACCTACACCTCGCCGGAGGAGGCCGACGCCGCCATGTCGGCTAGGCCGCATGTCCTGGACGGGAACAACGTGGAGATCAAGCGAGCGGTGGCCCGGGAAGACGCAGGAAAGCCAGAAGCCCTCGCCAAGGTCAAGAAAATATTCGTCGGCGGTCTGAAAGACGATATCGAAGATACCCACCTTATCGAGTGCTTTTCTCAGTTCGGCTCCGTCGAGAAGGCCGAGGTGATCATGGACAAAGACACGGGCAAGAAGCGTGGCTTCGGCTTCGTCTACTTCGACGATAACGACTCTGCGGACAAAGCGGTCGTGCTCAAGTTTCACACAATCAACGGCCACAAGGTGGAGGTGAAGAAAGCCCTGACCAAGCAAGAGATGCAGACGGCCGGAGGTCGCGGTGGCGGCCGCGGAGGACGAGGCGGACGCGGCATGGGAAGGCCCCAGAACGGCTATGGCGGCGGAAGAGGCGGTGGCTACGGTGGCGGCTATGGCGGTGGCTACGGAGGCAACGATGGTGGCTACGGCGGTGGTTACGGTGGTGGCTACGGTGGCGGGTATGGGGGAGGCTACGGGGACCAAATGGGTGGCTACGGCGGCGGTAACGGCTACAATGACTTTGGAAGCGGCTATGGCCAGCAGTCCTCTGGCTATGGGCCAATGAAAGGTAATTACTCGGGCAGAAGCAGCGCTCCTTACTCCCGcggcggcggtggtggtggtggttacGGCAGGGGGGGTTACGGAGGCTCGTATTAA
- the klhl3 gene encoding kelch-like protein 3 isoform X2 has translation MEFVGSRATSLPGFDSEEDGREPGVHTFTHAHMSKAFRSMNDLRSRKMLCDVLLVAGEVEIPAHKVVLASCSPYFCAMFTGEMSESKAPRVEIRDVEGQTLKKLIDYIYTAQVEVSEDNVQVLLPAASLLQLMDVRQVCCEFLQAQLHPTNCLGIRAFADLHACTDLLNHAHAYAEQHFSEVMLGEEFMGLSLQQVCSLISSDKLTVSTEEKVFEAMITWIKHDKEARLEHMPKLMEHVRLPLLSRDYLVQIVEEEALIKNNNTCKDFLIEAMKYHLLPADQRHLIKTDRTRPRTPVSLPKVMIVVGGQAPKAIRSVECYDFQDDRWYQVADLPSRRCRAGVVFMAGKVYAVGGFNGSLRVRTVDVYDGVRDQWSAVPSMQERRSTLGAAVLGDLLYAVGGFDGSTGLSSVEAYNPKTNEWVFVAPMNTRRSSVGVGVVDGKLYAVGGYDGASRQCLSTVEEYNPVSNKWGYVADMSTRRSGAGVGVLNGQLYAAGGHDGPLVRKSVEVYEPDTNTWRQVCDMNMCRRNAGVCAINGLLYVIGGDDGSCNLSSVEYYNPATDKWSLIPTNMSNGRSYAGVSVVDKPL, from the exons ATGGAATTTGTCGG GAGCCGAGCTACATCCCTGCCAGGATTTGATTCAGAGGAGGATGGAAGAGAGCCGGGAGTGCACACCTTTACTCATGCACATATGAGTAAAGCCTTTAGGTCAATGAACGACCTGAGAAG TAGGAAGATGCTCTGTGATGTGCTGCTAGTAGCTGGAGAAGTGGAGATTCCTGCCCATAAAGTGGTTCTAGCTTCCTGTAGTCCCTACTTCTGCGCTATGTTCACAG GTGAAATGAGTGAAAGTAAGGCCCCACGTGTTGAAATAAGGGATGTGGAAGGGCAGACTCTCAAGAAACTGATAGACTACATTTATACGGCCCAGGTTGAAGTATCGGAGGACAACGTTCAG GTTCTGCTGCCAGCAGCCAGTTTGCTGCAGCTTATGGATGTGAGGCAGGTGTGCTGTGAGTTCCTGCAGGCTCAGCTCCACCCCACCAACTGCCTGGGCATCCGTGCCTTCGCCGACCTGCACGCCTGCACTGACTTGCTTAACCATGCCCATGCCTACGCTG AGCAGCATTTCTCAGAGGTTATGCTGGGAGAGGAGTTCATGGGTCTTTCCTTGCAGCAAGTGTGCAGCCTTATCTCTAGTGACAAACTGACTGTGTCCACTGAAGAGAAG GTTTTCGAAGCCATGATTACATGGATAAAGCATGATAAGGAAGCACGTTTAGAGCACATGCCAAAGCTCATGGAGCATGTTCGACTGCCGCTACTATCTAGAGATTACTTGGTTCAG ATTGTAGAGGAGGAGGCCTTGATCAAGAACAACAACACATGTAAGGACTTTCTTATTGAAGCCATGAAATACCACCTATTACCCGCAGACCAGCGACATCTGATAAAGACGGACAGGACACGGCCACGCACACCAGTCAGCCTGCCTAAG GTGATGATTGTGGTGGGAGGTCAGGCCCCTAAGGCCATCCGCAGTGTTGAGTGTTACGACTTCCAAGACGATCGTTGGTATCAGGTGGCCGACCTGCCTTCTAGACGCTGCCGAGCAG GTGTGGTATTCATGGCAGGTAAGGTCTATGCAGTTGGAGGCTTCAACGGTTCACTGCGTGTGAGGACTGTGGATGTGTATGATGGCGTGAGGGACCAGTGGAGTGCAGTTCCCAGTATGCAGGAGCGGCGCAGCACCTTAGGAGCAGCCGTGCTCGGTGACCTGCTCTATGCTGTTGGGGGGTTTGACGGCAGTACAG GCTTGTCTTCAGTGGAGGCATACAATCCCAAGACCAATGAGTGGGTGTTTGTGGCTCCTATGAACACCAGGCGGAGCAGTGTGGGTGTGGGCGTGGTGGACG ggaAGCTGTATGCAGTGGGAGGATATGACGGGGCCTCGCGGCAGTGTCTGAGCACAGTGGAAGAGTACAATCCGGTCAGTAATAAATGGGGCTATGTGGCCGACATGAGCACCAGACGGAGCGGAGCAG gaGTTGGAGTCCTGAATGGCCAGTTGTATGCAGCAGGAGGACATGATGGTCCCCTGGTGAGGAAGAGTGTGGAGGTGTACGAGCCAGACACTAACACCTGGAGGCAGGTGTGTGACATGAACATGTGCAGACGGAATGCAG gagtgtgtgccATAAACGGTTTGCTGTATGTGAttggtggtgatgatggctCGTGTAACCTGTCCTCCGTGGAATACTATAACCCTGCTACCGATAAATGGAGCCTCATTCCCACCAACATGAGCAATGGACGCAGCTATGCAG
- the klhl3 gene encoding kelch-like protein 3 isoform X3 — MSESKAPRVEIRDVEGQTLKKLIDYIYTAQVEVSEDNVQVLLPAASLLQLMDVRQVCCEFLQAQLHPTNCLGIRAFADLHACTDLLNHAHAYAEQHFSEVMLGEEFMGLSLQQVCSLISSDKLTVSTEEKVFEAMITWIKHDKEARLEHMPKLMEHVRLPLLSRDYLVQIVEEEALIKNNNTCKDFLIEAMKYHLLPADQRHLIKTDRTRPRTPVSLPKVMIVVGGQAPKAIRSVECYDFQDDRWYQVADLPSRRCRAGVVFMAGKVYAVGGFNGSLRVRTVDVYDGVRDQWSAVPSMQERRSTLGAAVLGDLLYAVGGFDGSTGLSSVEAYNPKTNEWVFVAPMNTRRSSVGVGVVDGKLYAVGGYDGASRQCLSTVEEYNPVSNKWGYVADMSTRRSGAGVGVLNGQLYAAGGHDGPLVRKSVEVYEPDTNTWRQVCDMNMCRRNAGVCAINGLLYVIGGDDGSCNLSSVEYYNPATDKWSLIPTNMSNGRSYAGVSVVDKPL; from the exons ATGAGTGAAAGTAAGGCCCCACGTGTTGAAATAAGGGATGTGGAAGGGCAGACTCTCAAGAAACTGATAGACTACATTTATACGGCCCAGGTTGAAGTATCGGAGGACAACGTTCAG GTTCTGCTGCCAGCAGCCAGTTTGCTGCAGCTTATGGATGTGAGGCAGGTGTGCTGTGAGTTCCTGCAGGCTCAGCTCCACCCCACCAACTGCCTGGGCATCCGTGCCTTCGCCGACCTGCACGCCTGCACTGACTTGCTTAACCATGCCCATGCCTACGCTG AGCAGCATTTCTCAGAGGTTATGCTGGGAGAGGAGTTCATGGGTCTTTCCTTGCAGCAAGTGTGCAGCCTTATCTCTAGTGACAAACTGACTGTGTCCACTGAAGAGAAG GTTTTCGAAGCCATGATTACATGGATAAAGCATGATAAGGAAGCACGTTTAGAGCACATGCCAAAGCTCATGGAGCATGTTCGACTGCCGCTACTATCTAGAGATTACTTGGTTCAG ATTGTAGAGGAGGAGGCCTTGATCAAGAACAACAACACATGTAAGGACTTTCTTATTGAAGCCATGAAATACCACCTATTACCCGCAGACCAGCGACATCTGATAAAGACGGACAGGACACGGCCACGCACACCAGTCAGCCTGCCTAAG GTGATGATTGTGGTGGGAGGTCAGGCCCCTAAGGCCATCCGCAGTGTTGAGTGTTACGACTTCCAAGACGATCGTTGGTATCAGGTGGCCGACCTGCCTTCTAGACGCTGCCGAGCAG GTGTGGTATTCATGGCAGGTAAGGTCTATGCAGTTGGAGGCTTCAACGGTTCACTGCGTGTGAGGACTGTGGATGTGTATGATGGCGTGAGGGACCAGTGGAGTGCAGTTCCCAGTATGCAGGAGCGGCGCAGCACCTTAGGAGCAGCCGTGCTCGGTGACCTGCTCTATGCTGTTGGGGGGTTTGACGGCAGTACAG GCTTGTCTTCAGTGGAGGCATACAATCCCAAGACCAATGAGTGGGTGTTTGTGGCTCCTATGAACACCAGGCGGAGCAGTGTGGGTGTGGGCGTGGTGGACG ggaAGCTGTATGCAGTGGGAGGATATGACGGGGCCTCGCGGCAGTGTCTGAGCACAGTGGAAGAGTACAATCCGGTCAGTAATAAATGGGGCTATGTGGCCGACATGAGCACCAGACGGAGCGGAGCAG gaGTTGGAGTCCTGAATGGCCAGTTGTATGCAGCAGGAGGACATGATGGTCCCCTGGTGAGGAAGAGTGTGGAGGTGTACGAGCCAGACACTAACACCTGGAGGCAGGTGTGTGACATGAACATGTGCAGACGGAATGCAG gagtgtgtgccATAAACGGTTTGCTGTATGTGAttggtggtgatgatggctCGTGTAACCTGTCCTCCGTGGAATACTATAACCCTGCTACCGATAAATGGAGCCTCATTCCCACCAACATGAGCAATGGACGCAGCTATGCAG
- the klhl3 gene encoding kelch-like protein 3 isoform X1, producing the protein MEFVGSRATSLPGFDSEEDGREPGVHTFTHAHMSKAFRSMNDLRSRKMLCDVLLVAGEVEIPAHKVVLASCSPYFCAMFTGEMSESKAPRVEIRDVEGQTLKKLIDYIYTAQVEVSEDNVQVLLPAASLLQLMDVRQVCCEFLQAQLHPTNCLGIRAFADLHACTDLLNHAHAYAEQHFSEVMLGEEFMGLSLQQVCSLISSDKLTVSTEEKVFEAMITWIKHDKEARLEHMPKLMEHVRLPLLSRDYLVQIVEEEALIKNNNTCKDFLIEAMKYHLLPADQRHLIKTDRTRPRTPVSLPKVMIVVGGQAPKAIRSVECYDFQDDRWYQVADLPSRRCRAGKCPLGAPVFALPSPILWFSVKLVLCMCCTGVVFMAGKVYAVGGFNGSLRVRTVDVYDGVRDQWSAVPSMQERRSTLGAAVLGDLLYAVGGFDGSTGLSSVEAYNPKTNEWVFVAPMNTRRSSVGVGVVDGKLYAVGGYDGASRQCLSTVEEYNPVSNKWGYVADMSTRRSGAGVGVLNGQLYAAGGHDGPLVRKSVEVYEPDTNTWRQVCDMNMCRRNAGVCAINGLLYVIGGDDGSCNLSSVEYYNPATDKWSLIPTNMSNGRSYAGVSVVDKPL; encoded by the exons ATGGAATTTGTCGG GAGCCGAGCTACATCCCTGCCAGGATTTGATTCAGAGGAGGATGGAAGAGAGCCGGGAGTGCACACCTTTACTCATGCACATATGAGTAAAGCCTTTAGGTCAATGAACGACCTGAGAAG TAGGAAGATGCTCTGTGATGTGCTGCTAGTAGCTGGAGAAGTGGAGATTCCTGCCCATAAAGTGGTTCTAGCTTCCTGTAGTCCCTACTTCTGCGCTATGTTCACAG GTGAAATGAGTGAAAGTAAGGCCCCACGTGTTGAAATAAGGGATGTGGAAGGGCAGACTCTCAAGAAACTGATAGACTACATTTATACGGCCCAGGTTGAAGTATCGGAGGACAACGTTCAG GTTCTGCTGCCAGCAGCCAGTTTGCTGCAGCTTATGGATGTGAGGCAGGTGTGCTGTGAGTTCCTGCAGGCTCAGCTCCACCCCACCAACTGCCTGGGCATCCGTGCCTTCGCCGACCTGCACGCCTGCACTGACTTGCTTAACCATGCCCATGCCTACGCTG AGCAGCATTTCTCAGAGGTTATGCTGGGAGAGGAGTTCATGGGTCTTTCCTTGCAGCAAGTGTGCAGCCTTATCTCTAGTGACAAACTGACTGTGTCCACTGAAGAGAAG GTTTTCGAAGCCATGATTACATGGATAAAGCATGATAAGGAAGCACGTTTAGAGCACATGCCAAAGCTCATGGAGCATGTTCGACTGCCGCTACTATCTAGAGATTACTTGGTTCAG ATTGTAGAGGAGGAGGCCTTGATCAAGAACAACAACACATGTAAGGACTTTCTTATTGAAGCCATGAAATACCACCTATTACCCGCAGACCAGCGACATCTGATAAAGACGGACAGGACACGGCCACGCACACCAGTCAGCCTGCCTAAG GTGATGATTGTGGTGGGAGGTCAGGCCCCTAAGGCCATCCGCAGTGTTGAGTGTTACGACTTCCAAGACGATCGTTGGTATCAGGTGGCCGACCTGCCTTCTAGACGCTGCCGAGCAGGTAAGTGTCCCCTTGGTGCACCTGTCTTCGCTTTACCCTCCCCCATTTTGTGGTTTTCTGTTAAGCTTGTCCTGTGTATGTGTTGTACAGGTGTGGTATTCATGGCAGGTAAGGTCTATGCAGTTGGAGGCTTCAACGGTTCACTGCGTGTGAGGACTGTGGATGTGTATGATGGCGTGAGGGACCAGTGGAGTGCAGTTCCCAGTATGCAGGAGCGGCGCAGCACCTTAGGAGCAGCCGTGCTCGGTGACCTGCTCTATGCTGTTGGGGGGTTTGACGGCAGTACAG GCTTGTCTTCAGTGGAGGCATACAATCCCAAGACCAATGAGTGGGTGTTTGTGGCTCCTATGAACACCAGGCGGAGCAGTGTGGGTGTGGGCGTGGTGGACG ggaAGCTGTATGCAGTGGGAGGATATGACGGGGCCTCGCGGCAGTGTCTGAGCACAGTGGAAGAGTACAATCCGGTCAGTAATAAATGGGGCTATGTGGCCGACATGAGCACCAGACGGAGCGGAGCAG gaGTTGGAGTCCTGAATGGCCAGTTGTATGCAGCAGGAGGACATGATGGTCCCCTGGTGAGGAAGAGTGTGGAGGTGTACGAGCCAGACACTAACACCTGGAGGCAGGTGTGTGACATGAACATGTGCAGACGGAATGCAG gagtgtgtgccATAAACGGTTTGCTGTATGTGAttggtggtgatgatggctCGTGTAACCTGTCCTCCGTGGAATACTATAACCCTGCTACCGATAAATGGAGCCTCATTCCCACCAACATGAGCAATGGACGCAGCTATGCAG